In Helianthus annuus cultivar XRQ/B chromosome 3, HanXRQr2.0-SUNRISE, whole genome shotgun sequence, a single window of DNA contains:
- the LOC110928935 gene encoding uncharacterized protein LOC110928935 isoform X1, with protein MKLDRLVLTNGIEVKLRRNALSVIEAPTGNEDDDFELENGQSNGSDMASDDTKKVHRSRLRLRKSTTGSPRNKTVGRSLHHDSQSKASFTTSRGSVKIDLRKLEMAALRRYLLHFNLKRLMFSCTCHKREESIIREKYMIITPKDDKDKQFCA; from the exons ATGAAACTGGATCGGCTG GTTCTTACGAATGGTATAGAGGTAAAGTTACGAAGGAACGCGCTTAGTGTGATTGAAGCTCCTACTGgtaatgaagatgatgattttgAGCTTGAAAACGGTCAGTCGAATGGCTCTGATATGG CATCTGATGATACTAAAAAGGTGCATCGATCAAGGCTCCGCCTGCGTAAATCAACAACAGGGTCACCACGTAACAAGACCGTTGGTCGGTCTCTACATCATGACTCACAATCTAAGGCCTCCTTTACTACTTCTCGTGGGTCCGTG AAGATTGATCTGAGAAAGCTAGAGATGGCtgccttgcggagatatttgctaCACTTTAATCTT AAGAGGTTGATGTTCTCATGTACTTGCCACAAAAGAGAAGAGAGCATCATACGGGAAAAATATATGATTATAACCCCAAAAGATGATAAAGATAAACAATTTTGCGCCTGA
- the LOC110928935 gene encoding uncharacterized protein LOC110928935 isoform X3, with translation MKLDRLVLTNGIEVKLRRNALSVIEAPTGNEDDDFELENASDDTKKVHRSRLRLRKSTTGSPRNKTVGRSLHHDSQSKASFTTSRGSVKIDLRKLEMAALRRYLLHFNLKRLMFSCTCHKREESIIREKYMIITPKDDKDKQFCA, from the exons ATGAAACTGGATCGGCTG GTTCTTACGAATGGTATAGAGGTAAAGTTACGAAGGAACGCGCTTAGTGTGATTGAAGCTCCTACTGgtaatgaagatgatgattttgAGCTTGAAAACG CATCTGATGATACTAAAAAGGTGCATCGATCAAGGCTCCGCCTGCGTAAATCAACAACAGGGTCACCACGTAACAAGACCGTTGGTCGGTCTCTACATCATGACTCACAATCTAAGGCCTCCTTTACTACTTCTCGTGGGTCCGTG AAGATTGATCTGAGAAAGCTAGAGATGGCtgccttgcggagatatttgctaCACTTTAATCTT AAGAGGTTGATGTTCTCATGTACTTGCCACAAAAGAGAAGAGAGCATCATACGGGAAAAATATATGATTATAACCCCAAAAGATGATAAAGATAAACAATTTTGCGCCTGA
- the LOC110928935 gene encoding uncharacterized protein LOC110928935 isoform X2, with protein sequence MKLDRLVLTNGIEVKLRRNALSVIEAPTGNEDDDFELENGQSNGSDMASDDTKKVHRSRLRLRKSTTGSPRNKTVGRSLHHDSQSKASFTTSRGSVIDLRKLEMAALRRYLLHFNLKRLMFSCTCHKREESIIREKYMIITPKDDKDKQFCA encoded by the exons ATGAAACTGGATCGGCTG GTTCTTACGAATGGTATAGAGGTAAAGTTACGAAGGAACGCGCTTAGTGTGATTGAAGCTCCTACTGgtaatgaagatgatgattttgAGCTTGAAAACGGTCAGTCGAATGGCTCTGATATGG CATCTGATGATACTAAAAAGGTGCATCGATCAAGGCTCCGCCTGCGTAAATCAACAACAGGGTCACCACGTAACAAGACCGTTGGTCGGTCTCTACATCATGACTCACAATCTAAGGCCTCCTTTACTACTTCTCGTGGGTCCGTG ATTGATCTGAGAAAGCTAGAGATGGCtgccttgcggagatatttgctaCACTTTAATCTT AAGAGGTTGATGTTCTCATGTACTTGCCACAAAAGAGAAGAGAGCATCATACGGGAAAAATATATGATTATAACCCCAAAAGATGATAAAGATAAACAATTTTGCGCCTGA